In Erigeron canadensis isolate Cc75 chromosome 8, C_canadensis_v1, whole genome shotgun sequence, the DNA window TAGAGACCAGAAGGTGAGCTCACTGTATTAATATAAAGTTAGATTATTATCATAATTAGCTAGCTTTTTTAATCatctaaaaatttataaagaaaaaaattaattttaaaactcGTTCCAACGTATTACATAACCTGCAGACTGAATTAAAATTTCCAAAACTGATTAAAATAATGACAGTAGGAAGAATATGTAGACTGAAATCAATATCTCTAACCATTTCAAAGATCTTTGCCCCAAAGATTTTCCAAAATTTGCACTAGCTCTTGGGCAAACATCAAGATATACCCAAATATATCCACTCACCTTCTGAATGTTTCAATTCTGTAAAATCTTATACGCAAGTAAAAGTACTCCTATGAGTTACTGCTTAGCTGAATTCGCATAAATCTTGTGTGGCAGAGATGGACAAGGATGTCAATTTTGAACTCAGCTGGGTCATACAAGTTCAGTAGTGATCGAACAATTCATGAGTATGCTCGAGATATATGGAACATAGAACCTCTTGAACTACACTGATGTGGCACATAATTAAGGCAAAAATTGCAGGAGATCATACCATGTTTATCTGTGGATGTCAATAAAATATGTTACTTGTATGCACACTTTTGTCCTTGCCTATAGTGTTCACTTTTAGATGAGATCACGAGAATGTGTATAACGATATTGAGCTTTCTGAATAAAAATAGATGTTCTGTATTACCGTATATCAGATACTTGACAAATGTTCTAAACAGAGATTTCTTAATAACAAACATCTTTGAAATGTCATTTATATATCCaagttatatatgtttcagaatTCACTTtctaggtgtatatatatatatatatatatatattgtcaccATAAAAACTTTCTAGGTgtaataatttgtttattatctgattaaacacatttagtACAATTGTTTAGTTACCATGATGATCATAAATTCCAtataacatgaaaatatatgCTTGTAATCATGGGTATGTAAATTACCTTGTTCTTGGTTCGTACATTTGCAACATGTCTAATACATTTAAGGAATCCTCCGTATTCCGAATGCTACATTTGCATATGGCCATAATTTCTCCTACTGGGTTTTATAAGATGATAGGTAACGATTAATCTAATATTTATCAAAAGTTGACATGTGTAATTCACTCACTATCTTTCTTCATCACTACTCCATTTTCTcatgtgttttaattttgtaattagAATATTTTTTAGGTTAGGTGTTTAAGAAGATTAATCAATTGACCATAAGGGCAAGGCTATAAGCGTTCTTTATGGTTTTAccttaatgttttattttgggCCTTCTTATGAGTATCCAATGATAGATGCTGACCCAAACTAtgatatatacttttattaatttcttCATTTCAACATATATTATGCTTGGACAAATCACACTAGTTGTTAAAACAATCATAATGATTATATGTGACTTTTACTGAAATGATAGTTTTTTGTCCTTCACCATATCATAGTTTTAGGATATGGGTTCTACCGAAGGACCGTCTATTCACATACCTTATTTTCCTAACAAACACCGTCTATATACCGATTATATAATAAGATGAACAGTTatctttagataaaaaaaaatattgtagaGTATTGTAGTTCGATAGATGTTGAGTACATGTTGGGCTCTTCTTAATGTACCAATTTTCTATTGGGCTAGCGGCATAGGTTAGAATCCGTTTACCTCTTTTGCTCTGTTTAAACGGGCAAACCTTTATctaataaaattcataaataaaacaaaattctatTGGGCTTTCTTAAATGTTCAGCTTCTAACTGTTTATTGGGCTCTTTCTTCTCCGACGTTTGTATTGGACTATTGGGATTTTTCTGAATGCATGAAGTTTTTTTTGCCGAATGTGATCTCCAAATGACATTCATTTGATGACATTTTTGTATGACCCACATTTTCGTTtaccaaaaatatgaataagactaaactcaaaatataaaatatttttgatgagtatatatttaatatatactcaAATATGTTATAGGGTTGATCTTTCGATCTTAAAATGTGAATTGGTCGTTGGCATTATTAATAgcactattattattactgttCCCAAAAAAGGTTATTacttttattactattatatggACACACATTCTTgttataaaaattttcaaactcGGGACCTTTTTACCTCAAGAATTTCACAATTAAGGAAACTCATCATAACTTAAGTTTTTAGGGAATATGTATAATGTATCAAAGATCAAATCATACAATATGTATCAAAGATCAAATCATACAACAGTTATATTGGGGCAATTGGACAAAGTGTACCTATACAAAGGAAAATGACATTAAGTGGCTTGGTAGGCCTCCatgaatattttttttgctTCATGTGAAATCAACATGTGAAACTATTTACATATCCAAAATTCCAAAAAATCTGCTTTATATTGGACAATGCTTCCAATCAAAATACAACTACATTGTCCAAAATCATCTACAAAACACATATGGTATGAAGcaagtaaaagtgtaaaactatATATGAGTATCAACATGCTGAAATTTACAAGAACAAACCTAGCAATGATCTTCAACTTCAGTTACCTATTGACAACGGGTCCCACTCGATTTTGGTTTGGACCCACCTTAGCTTGAACTCCACATCACCATAGCCGATACCTCCATCGAAACCAAGTTCAGGTGTATCGAGCTCAACCTTATGATCGCGCTCCATAACTTTGCTTTCGGTTTTGAGATGGGTCCTCTTGTGACTACCCAAAGCTTGACTGCACCGAAATTCCCTGAAGCAAATTGAGCAAATATGGTCCTTGGACCTCTTTTTCACCTCACATGACTTTGGTTTCTTTATTGACCTGTACAttgacccaacccgacccgTATCAATTTGACCCGGCCCATTTGCAAAGATCAAATCATTATCCAAACCCATTTTAGACTTGTTCTTCAACTTGCAAAAGTCCATTGACCCATCAACTGAAACCTCAGAATCAGCATTTCTTGCTGAATACCCACCATAGTCAGAAAAGGCAAAACCAGCTTGATTTGAAATGACCAACTTAACCCCCTCTATATTTCTCACACCTCTTGAAAGCATCATCAAACAAATAGCCCCTTTTAACTCaacatcaaaatcatcatcatcataaccATCACAAGGTGAAGAACTTGAACTAGTAGTAGTACTAATATGATCAGAGTTATTGTACCTTATATATGATCTCTTTTTTCTCATTGATGACAATGTAGATGATTCATCATCCAATTTTTTCATGGAATGAGACCTCATATGACCATACAAAGCCTGCCTTGAATCAAAAACTTTATCacatttttcacacacaataCTAGTACTAATTGATTCTTTAGTTGAATGATATCTCATATGTGCACCTAAAGCTCTTGATGACTGAAACCCTTTACCACATTGTTTACAAAACACATCATACTCATCATCCAAACTCGATTTCGATATCGAATTATTCGAAACCCTCCAAGATCTTTTAGGGTTCTCTCTTAAAACATACACATTATTATTTGCATTAGTACCATAGTCTTGGTCAACATCCATTtcttgttgacttttgttgaccattCCATCATCATCTTGATCATTTTCTTGAACAcccttttttcttcttccacaATCTTGGTCAAAACTTTGACTTTTCTTGATCAGTTGACTACCATTATCAAAAAGATCAATACCCATTCCACCATTAATGGATTCTTGAACACTCTTTTCTCTACTTGCTGCAATCAAACCTAAATGACCTCTCATATGACCACCCAATTTCTTGCCATTTGGAAAACTTTGGTCACAAAACTTACACACATGccacttttctttttcttgatcttTCTTCATGATTCAAGATCAAGAAAACCCAACTCAAGATTCAGCAACTTAGCaacaaaaaacaagaaatttcTTCACTTTTGAATGATATCAAGAAAACCCAGATTGAAAATGTAAAAATCTTGAAGAAAAAAGACTAATTGATCAGTTAAAAAAAAGGGCCcaattggtaaaaaaaaaaagaaaaagaaaatggatcTTTGGCGAAAACAAGATCTCTTAAGTCACTAAAAAGAGACATTCTCACTCATCCATCTCTCTTTATATATTTCACGCGGACACACACTTGGTAGTTATGATGTGTGACTTTTTTAAAggctgtatatatatgtgtgtatatatatgtgtgtgttgtAGGGAAGAAGCCCCTTCTCCTCAtggagtatatatattgatctgTAAAATGACTAAAATCGCATTTGTCTTGTGGTACGTAAAAAGcccttttatattaaaaagaaggaaaatgctaaatacagccttaagggttgtatttaatgtgcataaaaaaatttgtacctttcatattaaaagttcgcccctgattttcatggtaaatgtataaacaatttatgcaccttaaacacagccctaagggctgtatttagcaaaccccttcaaagaaaaataaaaagtaaatgtgaCATGTAAAAATTTGGCTAAAATCTATTTTAGTACTCTCAACTTGCTTAACTAAATGTTTTACTACCCTGAATTATTAAAGGTATATTATAATACCCTAGACTTGGTTAACAAGGTCTTCTAGTACCCTAACTCACTAATTAATCTAATTTATGGTgttaaaatatacaatttttttttaaaaaatactttcaagtttaaatttacaattttaaaaataattgcgttagaaatgttgaaactatgttaataaaaaatataatattatgagTTATGTATTGAGATTGAAAATATGGTTAGATATAAAATACTgagtttatacatatattaaatatttttataactgGATATTTATAATATTGCAACTTGAAATAAATATAGAACATACTATTATATTTTATAGGTTAATTTTTTCATAACTTGATTAATCACATCGTTTGAATTattaaatcatttttattttataaagaaatcaataaaaacttcaataaaaagatgattatatatacatataagtatTGATTTGTACAGATATTATTATAGTAATGAAACTACCTGTTTATTATTAAggtaattatgtttttttttaattttaagaatttaattattaatataactttaatgtctatttattgtataattttaaaatatatttttttcaaaatcgcTACATGAAAATTTATAATCGTGTTAAAGATTAGGTATATTTTACTGTCTTTAGTTACTTATGGTTTGTcaaatactcgtatattataacattatatattagttaattgatttatataaaattttaagagaTTTATTAGTGAGTCTATGGTAGTAGAAAACCTTGTTAACCAAGTTTAGGGTACCATACCATACCTTTAATAATTGAGGGTAGTAGAACACCTAGTCAACCAAGTTGAGGGTACTAAAATGTATTTTAGCCTAAAAAATTTGATACATTTATAAAAAATCGAAACAATTTTGATCCATTTATAATTTATACGAGTAGTATATGTGTTGTAAAAATTTTGATCCATTATAAAAATCGAAACAATTTTGATCCATTTATAATTTAATCGAGTGAAACTACgttatattttattgttaatatcaaaagaaaaaaaaatgacatatgCCAATAATAGGATTGAGATACCAAAAAAGTTAATATAGCtgaatatatcaaattttattttgggTACTCATTTTCATTAAACGAGTAGTGTCCGTGTAATGCGATAATAATGATGGTGACGGGTGATAGtatgattattaatataagaattaatTGCATTTTTTTGTCCTTGTGGTTTGTATGTTTTTGTACATTCATGACCTTTTTAGGTTTCATCATTTTTGGTCTTTATTTTGGAAACCTTTTGCAAAGTTGGTACAAATTAACGATGGTTGTTAAATGAAGTCGTTAAGTGACTCACGTGCTCCTTACGTGAGGGATATTTATGTCCATTCAATGCCCAACTACCCTTTTTCATCCCTTTAACCCTTGATTCAAACTATTTTCAAACCTCATTCTTTTCTAATAAACTAGCCATTTTACATATCACATTTGCAtccattttaattattaatcaaTTAGATACTGTAAGATATGTATGTATTGTATCGCCAAGACGGGCGAAAGCTATATCGATCGGAAGGTTACCATGGTCGTCTAAATTATGCATTTAATTGAATTTTCCGATGACTGCAAATTGTGTTCTGTGACTTGTATAGAAATGTCGTAATCGATGCTATATACAGAATCAAAGTTGTATACAAAATTCCGATGACTGCCAGTGAGATGGTGTGTGTTTGTAACACCATAATCAATGATGTAACATTTGCTGCCACAACCGGtttcatcaccaccaccaccactgcctGATTGAACCCGTCATCGTCAAGGGCTAAGTGAATATCATGATAACTGTAGTGCCACCACATCTACCTATAACACCTCCACAGTCATTGTGTTTCTTAGCCAACCGCTCGATCTTGTGGTCACTGGTTCGAGTTTAcgattagttttttttctagCCATTTAATTGAACGAATTCGTTCTCGTTGAATGAGTATATGTGTTTGATTTGTGATTGTTCAACTTCTAGGTTTGGATTATTTCTAGATCTAAATACGATTGGAttgttagaaataaaaaaaataaaataatgttaaGTTCAAGTTTTTGTGGGATCTTTAGATAGAATGTAAGAAACTAGatgcatatatgtgtgtgtgtgtatatataaggttagggtttatgtggctgttagacatCTAACTTTGGGTGTAAAACTCCTTACATcttgttttttaatccataaaaaatatgAGGTGccaattatttatatatatatatatatatattaaaaaattagtatgtgaggggttctaaaGGTATCTAACAGACACATACtccattttctatatatatatatatacacatatattgaGGGTTCTAATTGTGTTTGGTTGTGTGTATTATATTTGCATctagaagaaaatgaaaaaaagaaagtgatttaaaaaatatgattattatcGGTCTTTTAGAGTAGAAAATGGACATAAATACTCCTCAAGTGAGGAGCACATGGGGCACTTAATGGCTTTATTTAACAACCATCGTCAAATTGTACCAAATTTGCAAAAGGTTTCCAAAACAAGGACCAAAAAAGCAATGAAACCTAAAAGGGTCTTGAACTTGCTAAAAAATACAAACCATAAGGACCAAAACTGCAATTAActcttaatataataataattgatgtaaaagagggtgatgtagttattttaagtattgATGGACATACGTTATAATTACATTAAGATTGTTATAGTTATACTAGACAATGTCCGTGCGATGTggcggtgtggtggtggtggcaggcTGTGACGGCagtgatgatgacgatgatgaatgGTGGTGACAGTGGTGATGTTAGCGGCGGTTGcggtgtgattattaatgtaaaagtaattaatataaaagtgttAGTATAACCATTTTAAGAGTTGAAAGAAAGGGATATATACtgtaaatattttcattaaggttattatagatatattagttgaaaatcTTTAAATTGATGAATAAATGAGAGAGGGTATTTTGGGATTATCAACCgcttaaaattgaaaaaatgaaaggaataacgttttataatgtagtataaatatagattatatggagatatttaaatttgtaACTAGAAAAAAAATGGGTATTTTGGGGTTATTAGTTAATTATGTATGTGATGTGAAAAGGTTTGTATTTGTGTTTTGTGGATTTGGAGttaaataagggtattttaggatAAATGGGTTCATACATGTATATAGGTAATTTAATAAGGGTAAATTGAGTATATCAAATACTAAATGGTTGAAAAAATTCGGTTTGTTTTATAAGGAGTTAAGATTTACTGTTAAAGATATTCATGTTCCTAAATAGTTTGCTATTAATGACTTTGATATCTCGGTGTTTTAGGTACTGTATATGTTATCGCTTAGACCATCCTTAACCGTTCATCGTTtcacaaatatttttttctgtCACATCAATATCACATTCATATTCTCTTTTTCTCATTAACCATTCacctttaaaatttaatatccCACTCTACAATACATCCAGTCAAACATATTTGTGGATTTGTATGACTTAAGAGGACGATTGAGATTaaattttgaagtgattatTTAATCATTATGTGATACTAACACGATTTGAGCTTATCAATCACTAATTCGATCTCGTTGgagttgtgtgtgtgttcttggtgttttgagtgtgtgtttctagagagagagaaaaagaggaaCGAGtatgtattaagtgtgtgtaaaaatgaatcaaaggcttatgatttctaatgtgttgagggtatttatactctaattcTACAATtatccttattgtcatatctaaccccTAAACATTAGAAGTCATTTCatcatgtcttaacaacaattaagtccactaacttaaattataatttatcacaatttttggatttctaacattctcccccttagtgatatattgtaatgaatgaagtacgtgttattttttCTTGTAGGAATaaagttgatgagcccggtggagAAGACAATGGGTgagatgaaacaagtcttcaaagctttctcatcgtCTTTGGAGATCTTGAATCAATCTTGattttggacttcttgaagttaaaacatgatgaaattctcaatgttctttttgaactgAGAATAAactgaatgagtctagaatctttgaaaattgttgaaccatgaatcagagttgtcttttgaagtgcggagGGTATAAACTTgtctttggttcttcaatctttgattcttgaaagaaaattattttcttggaatgaagtatcacaATGAAGTATCAAAAGCTTGTACTTTCCCCCTTGaagtatgcattggagctttttgaacaagtgtaaatgagcaacttgaagatcttgaatgaaatgtgttgatgaagactcttttgaagctttacttctttgtcttgaatcatccaatcaatctttcaactttttgtagctttgatctttgtcattttgacttgaTCATTTTGGAGAGTACACATTTGAATGTGGTTTGGATAAAATCTCTtgtgaagtaatcatgctccccctcaattcatgagtataaatatgagtgtaaacaatttggagcatctttgaacatcatcCTTATTTTCAATCTTATCCTTATCTTTTGTAATCATCTTTTTAAGTCAAGAAAGGTTTTGAAAAGCTAAAAAGCTTTCAAGAGAACATATTTCGGCGGCAAAATTCACTTTctttttcaatcacaattacatttcatttcattccacatTTACTCCAttaaatattctttttctttcttaatcaatcataatctttttctccccctcataatgacaaagttgggaaccaatgtcattatgcaaacaatgattgataaaatgcgaaAAGAAACCTCTTGCGTGGAGAAATATTAATcatcaacacatcaacccaaaccaatagtccaacccaaagaatcctaagggtaactaaaatgtaaggttgaagttgtaggtacaaacgttatagtatggtgttggtggtttttgtgtttgtgagatgagaaatgaaagacTGGATAAGGATggtccgttaacatgttcaaaaatcaaaaggattaatgaaatgaccgatagaaatgtataacatttttcggatttcctaagtatcattgaattatgcacaaagcaatgttctaacatagttcggtcttgtagcttttcaaccacgagattgcttcaaagaatataaatcatggtcagtACAGCCGAAGcattcgataaccacaatctattatccttaaagacttttaggtaagaaccgaggtcactgttagacttctcgtttactcaaaaattacacaaatgcaattatgagacctacgttcaacgttggaaaagatgttagcattggtaggatttccatttgatcatcgtgaaatatcatttaagatatcactacaaacgttccggctatatcacatagataatcaataatatcacaaagatatgactcgaatgtgtcttaagaaaatgaaaatgatcaaatgaatgatcaagcatgatagctctagacacaatgtgatcaaatgaagtcggggactggagcagaatgtctccctttttcaatattaacatcttccaaatgaagagtcaatagaaatgtgaaaatctccgtgagaaatgaaacaagtatttgttaagaaacacttgagtggttaggtaaagatgtgtatcgcttcactgggtccatgaagtctttatcaaaatATCAACTAATGACATCTGatcaaaatgtgttttacccggcgatttgagaattatttgggaagggtatcatttcttttaacccttttctcacaacatatcaccataacctctcacttttcgactttactccctccaacctatttgcacgaaatcatcatcactcaaaatagaggtgaatactccggggttagaattcatcggcgatgatgaagttcatggagtgaatgaatcgctcatgtgcaaactaaacaccgaacttcaattaatgaaaaatcatttgaaaatcatcaaatgtgtgtatgaaaatgatttgaaaacacatttgaagttttgaatattttgaaatcacaaactcccccttaatctatgcaaaggtagagcaaaaattattttttgtgaaatcaaaaagagtaaaatctttgttgtaatatatacagaagaatttgagagtctaaaagtgaacaagattttaagaaacataaatttttgcttcaacaacaatgttcatagtaagattaCTAGGGAGTACagaaaggcgttcaatccttcgcatcttacatcaacaagttggatgcaaaataaaacatttaagcacttttaactcaatcaattgttcaagatgagacaactagggagtacacaaaagcGTTCAATCCGTcgtttctcatatcaacaattgagagtaacaaaatcttttgacaagaaaaataattcttttgaaaataaataaaacttttaagaacAGGTTATACAcaaagtatgtataagccatcgagaaataaataaatcatttaagcacgggttacatacagagtatatgtaaaccaccttgaaaataaataaaactatgaagcccgggttacatacataacatatgtaagccactttttttataaaaaaaaaaaaagaaaatctttttgttatttttcaaaactttatatttttgtatttgatttttattttttcaaattttgtattttgtttttcaagaatgtatcaagaacaaaataagttaaggttcaagatttaacatgtcacgcttagagataagaaaattaaaccttttttcgtccaatggttttatgaacaaatctgcaagttggtagtcaattcccacaaagtagagctcgatgtcacctttctcaatatgatctttgagaaaatgatatctcacatcaatatgttttgatcgagagtggtttactgagttgactgcaatagcaatggcactttgagagtcacaatagatgggaatatgatcatatttcagaccataatcagtaagagGAGTCTTCATctataacacttgagcacaacatctagccgcagccacatattcagcttcagctgttgatagtgacacacagttttgcttcttggaagaccaactcacaattttatcacccaaaaattgtaaagtactggaagtgctcttgcgatcaagcttacaacctgcatgatctgcatctgaataggcagttaaattgaatccagtatcccttggataccagagacctaaattgggtgtacccttcagataatgaaatattcgtttcacagcttgaaaatgtaaatcagttagagcagcttgatacctagcacacatacatgttgcaaacattatatctgggcgagatgctgtaagatacaacaacgaacaaatcatacttttatatctcttttggtcaaatggtttcccatttttatcagcattaatatttgttcgagcagccattggggtagaatttgaagaacatgtagtcatatcaaactttttcaacatgtcatgaatatatttaccttgtgatataaaaataccatttggtagttgtttgatttgaagacccaaaaagtagttcatttccccaatcatgctcatttcaaaatgattaaccattagagatg includes these proteins:
- the LOC122580664 gene encoding zinc finger protein 569-like, whose protein sequence is MKKDQEKEKWHVCKFCDQSFPNGKKLGGHMRGHLGLIAASREKSVQESINGGMGIDLFDNGSQLIKKSQSFDQDCGRRKKGVQENDQDDDGMVNKSQQEMDVDQDYGTNANNNVYVLRENPKRSWRVSNNSISKSSLDDEYDVFCKQCGKGFQSSRALGAHMRYHSTKESISTSIVCEKCDKVFDSRQALYGHMRSHSMKKLDDESSTLSSMRKKRSYIRYNNSDHISTTTSSSSSPCDGYDDDDFDVELKGAICLMMLSRGVRNIEGVKLVISNQAGFAFSDYGGYSARNADSEVSVDGSMDFCKLKNKSKMGLDNDLIFANGPGQIDTGRVGSMYRSIKKPKSCEVKKRSKDHICSICFREFRCSQALGSHKRTHLKTESKVMERDHKVELDTPELGFDGGIGYGDVEFKLRWVQTKIEWDPLSIGN